A window of Variovorax paradoxus genomic DNA:
ACACCAGCCACATGCGCCAGTTGCGCAGCCGGAGGATGCGCGTGGTGTTGCGCAGCATGGTCTGGATGCCGCCGATGGCCCAGCGCTGGCGCTGCTTCCACAGACCGCGCAAGGTCTCGGGCATCAGGATCCAGCACAGCGCGCGCGGCTCGAAGCGCAGCTTCCAGCCGCCGAGCTGCAGCTTCCAGCTCATGTCGATGTCCTCGGTGAGCACGTCGGGGCTCCAGAAGCCCACGTCGATCACCGCGCGGCGGCGGAACATCGCGATCACGCCCGACACGGTGAACAGCGTGCCCACCAGCTGCTGCGAGCGCTTGATGAGGCCGATGATCGAAGAGAACTCGCCCACCTGCATGCGCCCGAGCAGCGTGGTGCGGGTGCGGATGCGCGGGTTGCCCGTGACGGCGCCGATGCGCTCGGACGCCAGCATGGGCCGCAGCATCCAGGCGATGGCATCCTCGTCGACCAGCGCGTCGCCGTCGATGCCCAGGATGTACTCGCCGCGCGCGAGCTGGCAGGCGGTGTTGAGCCCGACGGCCTTGCCCTGGTTGCTGGCGTTGTGGATCACGCGCAGGCGGCCGTACTCCTTCGTCATGTCGTCGAGCAGCTCGCCGGTGCCGTCGGTGCTGCCGTCGTTCACGGCGATCACTTCGTAGTTCGGGTAGCGCGAGCGCATGAGCTGCTCGATCACTTCGCGCAAGTGCGGCACCTCGTTGAAGCAGGGCACCACCACCGTCACCAAGGGGCGCGAGGGCAGCAGGTCGAGCGGATTGACGTCGACGTCGCGCTTGCGCTCGAACACCCACGCATGCGAGAGCCCGCCCGCCATCCACACATAGGCCATGAAGAACGGGTAGTAGAAGACGAAGCCGAACAGCAGCGACGGCAGCGTCTGCGCAAGGAAATGGCTGGTGGTCATGGGGCCCGCTCTCCTTGCGGCGGCGTGGTCTCGGCCGCCGACGCGCCCAGGGCGCGCGGCAGCATCGTGCGCACCGAGATGGCGCGGCGCACCACGTCGAGCGAGGGCTGGTTGTTCAGGAAGTCGTCGGGGTAGTAGCCCAGGTGGCGCACGCCGGCGCGCTGCAGCAGCGTCCATTGGCGCGCCAGCTCCGCGTCGGCCACGGGCTTGCCGGTGCGCCAGTCGCGCGCCTGCAGTTCGAACACGGTGCCGTCGAGGCCGCGCGGCGTGTCGGCCGCGCGCCGCGCCAGGCGGCCGAGCCAGGCGTCGGCATCGGCTTCCTGTTCCATGCGCGGCATCGCCATCAGCGCGACGTAGTCGTAGGCGGCGAGCGAGGCTTCGTAGTTCTGCGCGAACCACTGCTCGGCCTGGGGCTCGAGCACCGGCCGCGCATAGAGGTTGCGCGCGGTTTCCAGCGCGGGGCGCCAGGCGCCCAGGCGCGCGGCCAGCTCATGCGTGAAGTCGATCAGGTAGCGCGTCTTTGCGGCGGTCCAGCGCGCCATCAGCGCCGGGTCGGCGCGGATCGCGGCCACATCGGGCGGCAGGCCCCACTTCGCATAGGTGGCGAGCGCGGAGGGGCTGGCGTCTTCGTCGTCCGAGAGCGTCGCGTCGTCGTGGAACAGCACGCCCTCGAAGAAGGTGTAGCGGCCCAGGTCTTCGTAGATGTCGCCGACCAGCGTGCGCACCGCGGGGTCGAAGGGCGTGAGGCGGTGGTAGCGGTCGGCCGGCATCTTGCCGCCCTGCGCCATCACCGTGTGCGTGGCCAGCGGGTTCGACGCCGGCAGCCGGAACGCGGTGACCGGCATCCATGCGTACACCTTCACGCCGGTGCGGGTGCGCAGCTGCCAGGCGGCGCGGCCGAACAGGTCGGCGCGCATCGGCAGGTGGCGGTTGGGGAAGTACAGCGCGTTGGCCACGCCGTCGCCGTCGGGGTCGGCGTAGGCCTGCAGGAACACCGAGCGCGGGCGCACGGCGGCCACCCGGTCGATCAGCGCCGACAGGTTGCGCTCCTGCTGGGCCGGGTCGGGGTCGTACACGTAGTCGAGGTCGACGTGCATCACGCGGTTCACCTGCCGCACTTCGCCACCCACCGGGTTGCGCAGCAGCTGCGCGTATTCGGGCGCTTTGTTGTCGTAGGCGGCCAGCGCGCGGCGGATGCGGGTGAGCGGCACGTCGGGGCTGTTGGCGCCGTCGTCGAGCGTGAATGTGATGGGCATGCCGGCGCGCGCCGAGGCTTCCAGCGCGGCCGTGTTGTAGGCGCCGTAGGGCCACACGGTGGCGCGCACCCTGGCGCCGGTGCGCGCCTCGATGATCTCGCGGCTGCGGCGCAGGTCGGCCTCGACGCGGCGCACGTAGGCGTCGTCGTCTTCGTAGCGGCCGGTCTTGGGGTCGTAGCGGTGCGTGGCCGCGGCCGGCAGCATGTTGCCCTGCGGATTGGCGAGGATGCCGGTGTGCATCGCGTCGGTGTGGCTCGCGAATTCGGCCAGGCCGGAGCGAGCCATCTCGGCGACCTCGGGCCACAGCAGGAAGTTCTCGCGCGGCGCGGGCTTGTCGCCCCAGTGCACCAGCTGGCCTTCGGGCACGTCGAGCCAGCTCGTCACCAGCGCGAACAGCGCGGGGTAGTTGTAGCGCTTGAGCAGCGGAAACACCTTGGTGTAGGCGCTGCGGTAGCCGTCGTCGAAGGTCAGCAGCACGGGCCGTGCGGGCAGCGGCTTGCCGCCGGCGCGCGCGTCGACGATCTGCTGCAGGCTCACCGGGTGGTAGCCGCTGAACTGCAGCCAGGCGAACACCTCGGCCAGGGTGCTGTCGTCGATGGCCGTTTCGTCCGGCGACTGCTCGAAGCTGGCGCGCACGCCGGTGCGCACGTCGTGGAAGGAGAGCACGCGAAAGCTCAGCCCGTCGTCGGGGTCCGCGGGCGGCAGCGGCTGCGCGAAGGCGGGCAGCGCCAGTGCCGATGCCGCGGCGAGCACCAGCCACAGCATGGCCGCGCGCAGG
This region includes:
- the pgaB gene encoding poly-beta-1,6-N-acetyl-D-glucosamine N-deacetylase PgaB gives rise to the protein MRTTDDNPMTFLRAAMLWLVLAAASALALPAFAQPLPPADPDDGLSFRVLSFHDVRTGVRASFEQSPDETAIDDSTLAEVFAWLQFSGYHPVSLQQIVDARAGGKPLPARPVLLTFDDGYRSAYTKVFPLLKRYNYPALFALVTSWLDVPEGQLVHWGDKPAPRENFLLWPEVAEMARSGLAEFASHTDAMHTGILANPQGNMLPAAATHRYDPKTGRYEDDDAYVRRVEADLRRSREIIEARTGARVRATVWPYGAYNTAALEASARAGMPITFTLDDGANSPDVPLTRIRRALAAYDNKAPEYAQLLRNPVGGEVRQVNRVMHVDLDYVYDPDPAQQERNLSALIDRVAAVRPRSVFLQAYADPDGDGVANALYFPNRHLPMRADLFGRAAWQLRTRTGVKVYAWMPVTAFRLPASNPLATHTVMAQGGKMPADRYHRLTPFDPAVRTLVGDIYEDLGRYTFFEGVLFHDDATLSDDEDASPSALATYAKWGLPPDVAAIRADPALMARWTAAKTRYLIDFTHELAARLGAWRPALETARNLYARPVLEPQAEQWFAQNYEASLAAYDYVALMAMPRMEQEADADAWLGRLARRAADTPRGLDGTVFELQARDWRTGKPVADAELARQWTLLQRAGVRHLGYYPDDFLNNQPSLDVVRRAISVRTMLPRALGASAAETTPPQGERAP
- the pgaC gene encoding poly-beta-1,6-N-acetyl-D-glucosamine synthase, coding for MTTSHFLAQTLPSLLFGFVFYYPFFMAYVWMAGGLSHAWVFERKRDVDVNPLDLLPSRPLVTVVVPCFNEVPHLREVIEQLMRSRYPNYEVIAVNDGSTDGTGELLDDMTKEYGRLRVIHNASNQGKAVGLNTACQLARGEYILGIDGDALVDEDAIAWMLRPMLASERIGAVTGNPRIRTRTTLLGRMQVGEFSSIIGLIKRSQQLVGTLFTVSGVIAMFRRRAVIDVGFWSPDVLTEDIDMSWKLQLGGWKLRFEPRALCWILMPETLRGLWKQRQRWAIGGIQTMLRNTTRILRLRNWRMWLVYAEYMTSVVWAYAMAAVLVVSLVRPFLPIESAWHSALLPHWQGTLLAMTCILQMLLSLWIDRRYDRDLMRYFAGTIWYPIAFWTITMATTVIALPKALIRRRGKRAVWTSPDRGVSDAP